In Candidatus Binataceae bacterium, the genomic stretch ACCGAATCGATCGAATCAAGCTTGCCATCCTTGGGAACGTGGCATGCCGTACAAACCAGCAACGTGTCCGAGCCCTTCTGCTGCGCGCTGGCCGTGGCGTTCACGAAGCTCGCAAGCAAGACCAGCAGAACCCCCTGAAGAATTGCCCTCGACGCTCGACGCTCGCCCATTCGACGCGGCCTCCCTTCAGCTTCGACAAGATTGCCCTTCATACCGCGACCGAAGGAAAAAGGAAACCAAATAGACTGTTCGGCCCGAGCCCATCATCTGCACAATCGCGGCTCCAATTAGCGGTGTCGTTCGAGGCGATCGCATCGCGTCCTCGCGCCTTTCATGCAGGATCAGTACCATCCGGCCGGTATCTTCCTGCCCGCGAGCGGCGGCCCGCGTCAGAACATCTCGAAGTACTCGCGATGCTCCCAGTCGGTCACGTACGCGAGAAAACGCGCAATCTCGAATTCCTTGATTGCAACGATGTAGTCGATGAACTCGTTGCCCATCCTTTCGCGGAAGAGCGTGCTGCTCTTGAGCGCACTCACCGCATCCATCAGCGATCGCGGAAGTACCGCGCGGCCTGTGTCTGCGTAGGGATCGGTGGTCGGCAGCCCGGGGTCGAGCGCCCTCTCGATCCCGTCCATCCCGGCGATCAAATTTGACGCGAGGTACAAGTAGGGATTGGCGGACGGCTCGCCGATGCGGTTCTCGAGGTGGGTGCCGGGATCGGTCGGGCTGCCGATTACGCGGATCATCGCACCGCGATTTTCGGTCGCCCAATTCGCCAGGTAGGGCGCGAGCGAATTGGGGCGCAAGCGCTTGTAGCCGTTGACGGTCGGGTTACTGAATACGCAACTTGCTGCCGCATGATGCAGCAGGCCGCCGATGAAATTGCGCCCGGCTGCGGACAGCAACTGCGACTCATCGGGCGCCGCGAACGCGTTCTCGCCGGTCGCCAGCGAGTAGAGCGACTGATGCAGGTGCCAGCCGCTTGCGTAAACATTCTGCAGCGCGGGCCAGCACATGAACGTCGCGTGACATCCGTGGCGCCGGCATATCTGCTTCACCGCGCTCTTGAACAGCAACATATCGTCGGCCGGCGCGAGTCCGGTTTCGGGCTCGAACGTCACCTCCAACTGGCTGGGGCCCCATTCGGTCTCAAGGCTGCGGATCGGAAGTCCAAGCGCCTCCAGATTTTCGCGCAACATCTCGAGGATCGGCTGCATCTCATCGATCTTCTGCTCGGCCAGGTGCTGAAAGCCATGCGTCAGCAGGCTCACTTGCGGCGGCTCCGCAGGCTGACCGGATTGCTCGAGCCTTAGACGCGGATCGTCGAGCTTCATCACGTAGAACTCGACTTCCAGGCCCGCCATCGAGCCGAAGCCTTTGCCCCGCGCTTCTTCCAGCGCGCGGCGAAAGATGTAGCGCGGCGCGATCGTGACCGGCGCGCCACCGGGCAGATACAGATCGGCCGAAACCCACGCCGTAGCCGGGACCCACGGCAACACGCGGAAGGTCTCCGGGTCGGGAACCATCAGGAGGTCGCCCGAACCGCCGGCTGCGCCGAGCGGCAGGCCGCCCTGGCCGGTGAATACGGGGAACACGACGTGGTTGGAAGTGTCGAAGGCGAACAACGTGCTGACGATGCCGTGGCCGCGCTCGAGCGCCGAGAGAAAGTTCGGCGCGGTCAGCGTTTTGCCGCGTGCGATTCCGTGCTGGTCGGCAAACACCACGCGCACCGAACTTATGCCGTCGCGCTCGATCGTGTCGCGCAGGCCGCGCGCCCGCTCGCTTTGCGCCGCCGTCCAAAGTCCGTGGCGCTCGATGAATCCCGGGCGCGATAGGCCCGAGGGCCTGACTTCATCCGATTCAGCCAAGTCTCACCTCCGCGGCCAAAGAAGGCCTCCAAGCCCGGCGCGATCCTGCCGGTGGGCTGCCGTCACAGAAAAAAGGAATTGTTCTCCTGGCCCTCGTCGCAATCGAGCAGGTTGATTTGCTTCAGCGCGATTTTCCAGACGCCCTGCTCCGCCACGAACAGGTATCCGAACCAACCCGCGAGCGCGCGATGAACGCCCAGGCGATAGGTTTGAATCACGAAATTCGCCCGCGCCGCGAGTTCGTCGGTGCGGCTCGTGAAAATTTCCAGATTGCTCAGCAGATGACAGGTGCGGGTCGGCGGGATTTGCGAGTAGGCGCTGCCGGTGCGCAGCCGCGCGACGCGATCCCGCAGCCGGCGGCGATCGTGAAATTCTCCCGTAATCTCGCGCCGCGGATCGTTGCCGCGTCTGACCGGTATCCAGTAGATGCACTCGCGGCTGAACAGTTCGAGCCAGCGCTCGAACTCGCCGTCGTCGAGCAGCCGCGCCTCGCGTTTGATCAGCCGTTCGCACGCCTGCTCTAGTTCGCGCGCCGGCGGCTCTGCGGGATTCTTCCACGTGCTTTCGAGCGCCGTCAGCCGCTCGTAGAGCGCGTCGTTGACGTAGCGATACGGCTCGCCCGCGCCGGAGTCGTCCTTCGTCACCAAAGCCGGCTCCTATTGCACCGTGAGATTGAGCTCGGCACTCATCAACCGCTTCCATTCCCTGTAGTAGGCGCGCAAGTGGAGATCGTCGCTCACCGGGCCTGTGACGACCCCCTGGGCGTCGGTCCGCTCGACGCCGGTGTGCAGATGGCGGCTGATGTCGATCCATTCGAGTTCGGGAATCGCAAGCCCCTGCTGGCAGGCTTCGAAGTTCGCGCAATCGTCGACCTCGCCGAAGTTCGGAAAATCCTCCTGCGTGCGCATCCGCAGCACATTGATCTCGTCGGGCACGCCGCTCAGCGTGGTCGCATACCACGTCACCTGTACGCGGTCGACGGCGATCGGCTCGACCACCTGGATCTGATTGCCGATGATCAGAAGGTTGGGAAAGATGTTGAGGTTCATCCCTGACCCGACCGCAATCTCGAGCAATCGATTCGCTTCCTCGTCTCCCACTCGCTCGCGCAGCTGTTCCTCGTAGTTTTCGCGTCCGGGCTGCGGCCGCTGCCGTTTCCAGGCCGACTCGGCATGCATCTCGGGCCGCTGATCGATAAAGGTATGGCCGCCGCCGAGCGCCTGCGTGTACATGGCGCAATCGTCCGGATCGGCGGTGCCGAAGTACGACATGTCGCGCCCGGATCCGTGACGCCGCGCGGTCATCGCCAGCAACGAACGATGCGAGAATGGCGGATGGTAGCCGTCGCCGGCATTGTCGTAGACCATTTTCCAGTTGGCCGCCATCACCATCCGCTGCGCCGAACTGCGCACCACGATCTCGGCGCCCGAATAGCGATCAAGCCACTGGTCGATAAGCGGACGCGCCGCGCCCAGATGCTGCGCCAGCCCGGGCGCTGCGCGATTAAGGGTACCGAAGATGAATCCGCGATAAGTCTCGAGGCGCGGAACTCTCGCGAGGTCGTAGCGCTCCAGCTTGAAGTCCGGCCCGTAGGCGTCGCTGCCCGGCACCGCCACGCACTTCCCGCTGCTGCTGT encodes the following:
- a CDS encoding aromatic-ring-hydroxylating dioxygenase subunit beta, translated to MTKDDSGAGEPYRYVNDALYERLTALESTWKNPAEPPARELEQACERLIKREARLLDDGEFERWLELFSRECIYWIPVRRGNDPRREITGEFHDRRRLRDRVARLRTGSAYSQIPPTRTCHLLSNLEIFTSRTDELAARANFVIQTYRLGVHRALAGWFGYLFVAEQGVWKIALKQINLLDCDEGQENNSFFL
- a CDS encoding Rieske 2Fe-2S domain-containing protein produces the protein MHDAVSRWDHLVQEGRVHRSLYTDPAIFAEEMVRIFGGTWVYLGHESEIAKPNDFVARTLGLRPIIITRDGGGKINALMNRCTHRGATVCRLREGSARYFTCGYHGWTYSSSGKCVAVPGSDAYGPDFKLERYDLARVPRLETYRGFIFGTLNRAAPGLAQHLGAARPLIDQWLDRYSGAEIVVRSSAQRMVMAANWKMVYDNAGDGYHPPFSHRSLLAMTARRHGSGRDMSYFGTADPDDCAMYTQALGGGHTFIDQRPEMHAESAWKRQRPQPGRENYEEQLRERVGDEEANRLLEIAVGSGMNLNIFPNLLIIGNQIQVVEPIAVDRVQVTWYATTLSGVPDEINVLRMRTQEDFPNFGEVDDCANFEACQQGLAIPELEWIDISRHLHTGVERTDAQGVVTGPVSDDLHLRAYYREWKRLMSAELNLTVQ
- a CDS encoding glutamine synthetase family protein yields the protein MAESDEVRPSGLSRPGFIERHGLWTAAQSERARGLRDTIERDGISSVRVVFADQHGIARGKTLTAPNFLSALERGHGIVSTLFAFDTSNHVVFPVFTGQGGLPLGAAGGSGDLLMVPDPETFRVLPWVPATAWVSADLYLPGGAPVTIAPRYIFRRALEEARGKGFGSMAGLEVEFYVMKLDDPRLRLEQSGQPAEPPQVSLLTHGFQHLAEQKIDEMQPILEMLRENLEALGLPIRSLETEWGPSQLEVTFEPETGLAPADDMLLFKSAVKQICRRHGCHATFMCWPALQNVYASGWHLHQSLYSLATGENAFAAPDESQLLSAAGRNFIGGLLHHAAASCVFSNPTVNGYKRLRPNSLAPYLANWATENRGAMIRVIGSPTDPGTHLENRIGEPSANPYLYLASNLIAGMDGIERALDPGLPTTDPYADTGRAVLPRSLMDAVSALKSSTLFRERMGNEFIDYIVAIKEFEIARFLAYVTDWEHREYFEMF